The following are encoded in a window of Caldicellulosiruptor danielii genomic DNA:
- a CDS encoding radical SAM protein has translation MENRNYGHPCFGKDAASKIGRIHLPVAKACNIKCNYCDRNISCMNENHPGACLEVLTPEQALERYKMYASFDSRLKIVGISGPGDPLFNHQTFKTFELIKSYDKDAIFCISTNGLLLEDRIEDLLKSNVRFVTVTVNAVNFEVAKEIYEFALYDGVLYFGEDAAKLLVEKQQKGIEKACKAGLVVKVNTVLIPDINQDHIEEIAKTVKALGAKIMNIMPLRPYAKFSHLKRPSCDTVNRIRKRCESIISQISHCNQCRSDAIGMLMI, from the coding sequence ATGGAAAATAGAAACTATGGTCATCCATGCTTTGGAAAAGATGCAGCAAGCAAGATTGGGAGAATACATCTTCCTGTTGCAAAAGCGTGTAATATAAAATGTAACTATTGTGATAGAAACATCTCATGCATGAACGAAAACCACCCCGGTGCCTGCCTTGAGGTTTTGACACCCGAGCAGGCGTTAGAAAGATACAAAATGTATGCATCATTCGACAGCAGGCTAAAGATTGTTGGAATCTCAGGGCCTGGCGACCCACTTTTTAACCACCAGACTTTTAAAACCTTTGAGCTCATAAAAAGCTATGATAAAGACGCTATATTTTGTATCAGCACAAACGGGCTTTTGCTCGAAGACAGAATTGAAGATCTTTTGAAAAGCAATGTGAGGTTTGTGACCGTGACTGTCAACGCAGTAAACTTTGAGGTGGCAAAAGAGATTTATGAGTTTGCCCTGTACGATGGGGTTTTGTACTTTGGCGAGGATGCAGCAAAACTTTTGGTTGAAAAACAGCAAAAGGGCATAGAAAAGGCGTGCAAAGCAGGACTTGTTGTAAAGGTAAACACTGTCTTGATTCCTGACATCAACCAGGACCATATAGAAGAGATTGCAAAGACAGTAAAAGCACTTGGTGCTAAGATTATGAACATCATGCCATTGCGGCCGTATGCCAAGTTTTCGCATCTAAAAAGGCCGTCTTGCGATACCGTAAATAGAATCAGAAAAAGGTGTGAGAGTATCATCAGCCAGATTAGCCATTGCAACCAGTGCAGGTCTGACGCAATTGGTATGCTTATGATTTAA
- a CDS encoding NifB/NifX family molybdenum-iron cluster-binding protein yields MKRKKVAIATSDGKLVNRHFGNSENFLIVDLFDDGSCDLICVREFEDQGIESCSSQQRMEKRVEMLKDCDVIIANKIGLCALEKLSDKIVLERHGLVKDAIKEVLELFMT; encoded by the coding sequence ATGAAAAGAAAAAAGGTTGCAATTGCCACCAGTGATGGAAAGCTTGTGAACAGACACTTTGGTAACAGCGAGAATTTTTTGATTGTTGATTTGTTTGACGATGGCAGCTGCGATCTAATCTGTGTTAGAGAGTTTGAAGACCAAGGAATTGAGAGTTGCAGCAGCCAGCAGAGGATGGAAAAGAGAGTTGAGATGCTAAAAGACTGTGATGTGATAATAGCAAACAAAATTGGACTTTGTGCCCTGGAAAAGCTTTCTGACAAGATTGTTTTAGAAAGGCATGGGCTTGTGAAAGATGCTATCAAAGAGGTTTTGGAGCTTTTTATGACTTAA
- the modA gene encoding molybdate ABC transporter substrate-binding protein — MTNRSKWVKSVLISIFVVAVLVAVLFCTYSQFAFSKTTKTQNSKNNKLVLFVPNTLEAVVEKIADQFEKEKNCKIEMNVAGTHVLVTQLKSGASCDIFFSADKRYIDEIKEKKYINSYLTFAKTTLAIVSSSKKVKRFEDVSKKGIKLCIADPVSPIGMWTQQFLNKVKNKDPALYKKILQNVISQEFQITDVIQKVKAMQAEAGVVYLTDAKNSKLGIVPIPDKYNVQVYHYVGVLKTSEKNKLAKDFIEFLSSKKVKAILKSAGYE, encoded by the coding sequence ATGACAAATAGGTCAAAGTGGGTAAAATCAGTTTTAATTTCAATTTTTGTAGTAGCTGTACTTGTGGCAGTTTTATTTTGTACCTATTCTCAATTTGCCTTCTCAAAGACTACCAAAACACAAAACTCCAAAAATAATAAGCTTGTTCTTTTTGTTCCGAATACTTTAGAAGCGGTTGTAGAAAAAATAGCTGACCAGTTTGAAAAAGAGAAAAATTGCAAGATTGAAATGAATGTTGCAGGCACTCATGTACTTGTGACGCAGCTAAAAAGTGGTGCTTCTTGTGATATATTCTTTTCAGCAGACAAAAGATACATTGATGAAATAAAAGAAAAGAAGTATATAAATAGTTACTTGACATTTGCTAAAACTACTCTTGCTATTGTCAGCTCATCAAAAAAGGTGAAAAGATTTGAGGATGTATCCAAAAAAGGTATAAAACTTTGCATAGCAGACCCTGTTTCACCAATTGGTATGTGGACACAACAGTTTCTAAACAAAGTAAAAAACAAAGACCCTGCCCTGTACAAAAAGATTTTGCAAAATGTCATCTCACAAGAGTTTCAGATTACGGATGTTATCCAAAAAGTCAAGGCTATGCAGGCTGAGGCAGGGGTTGTTTATCTCACAGATGCCAAAAATTCAAAACTGGGTATTGTTCCTATTCCTGATAAGTACAATGTTCAGGTTTATCATTATGTTGGAGTGCTCAAAACCTCTGAGAAAAATAAGCTTGCAAAGGATTTCATAGAGTTTTTAAGTTCAAAAAAAGTCAAAGCTATTTTAAAGTCAGCAGGGTATGAATAG